The genomic interval ATACCTGCTAACAGATTTTTGTATCAGCCTTCAGAAGGCCTATACAGCTGTAGTTGAGCAGATTAAAAAAATGCCTTACTCAGAAATTATGATTCAGTTAGCCTATGATTAGAGAAGGATTAAGTTCATCTCTGCCAACATGCCTATATTTTGTATACATAGATTATCACAAGGCAAAGCATGTTTAGCCCGATACAATTAAAAGCGTATGATTTAGAGTAAATATATTTGGTACTTACACATAAAAATTGTGTATATCAATACCATAAATTACGTATCATAAATTGCGAATGAGTGTATATTTCTGGATTTATTATTGCTGTTTTTTGCCGATATAATATATTGTTTCAATATTTTACAGACGTAATAAATAGATCATCAGATCGATACGAAAAACATACTTACTAAACTTTCACAATCCCATGCTTAATAGCATACAGCACGAGCCCTACCCTGTTTTTTACGCCTAATTTTTCAAATAGTGCTTCTCTATAGCCATCAATCGTTCTAGAAGCTAAACACATTTTATCAGCAATTTCCTTATAGGTAAGTTCAGAGCAGGCAAGCTTTAAAAATTCCCTTTCCCGGTCAGATAGGACGGCTTCTGGTACAGGCTTGTTCTCTTGTGGTTCTTTGTACATGGAATTTAGAAAAGCGTTACTCACCAGTGGCGAGAAGAAAAAACCTTTGGAAGCCATTTCTTGCAATGCGGCTTTCAGTTCTGCGAGGTCTGCATCTTTGAGGATGTAACCGGTAGCTCCGTTTTTAAACATCCGGATGATGGAATCTTCCTGGTCGTACATAGATAAGGCCAATATCTTTATCTGCGGAAAATGTACTTTCAGCCATTGTGCGGTTTCATACCCATCCATTTGCGGCATGGTAATGTCTAGCAGCACAATCTCAGGTACTTCTTCACTGGAAATCTTTTCAATTAGTTCCTTTCCATGGTTTGCTTCCCAGATAACCTTGTAGCCTGTAAAGCCATTGATGAGTTCTACCATGCCCTTTCTAAACAGCTTATGATCATCCACTAAGGCAACTTTGATCGGAGGTAAAAGTGTCATAGATACTATAGCTGATGTACTGTTATTAAAAATAAAATGCTTTGTATGTATTTTTAATTATTTACGCTCAACGGCAGTGACAGATTAGCCTTACTCCCTTTATGGGGTTCACTTCCTATATTAAACTGAGCCCCTATTAATTTTGCCCGGTGATGCATATTGGTGATGCCTGTACCTTTATCTGAAGCTGGTACTGCTTGGGTAACCACAGGATCAAAACCTTTTCCATTATCCTGCACAGAAAGCAGCAGCATAGCTGGGGTGAACTCTAAAGATACACAAATCTGACTTGCCTGTGCATGTTTGATAATATTTTGAAGCACTTCCTGGGCAATGCGGAACACTATCAGCCGTTTCTGCTCATCGATCATTACTTCCTGGCCACTTACTGTAAGTTGTGTTTTGTACAAACCTGTTTTTTCAATCAGGTCCAGTTCAAATTGCAAGGCTTCCGATAGCTTTAATTCATGGATATGCCCGGTGTTTAAGGACCTGGACAGGTTACGCAAATCTTGAATTACTTTACCCACCAGGTCTTTGGCTACGGAGACTTTTTCAGAAGTGCCTTTGTCTTCAATCACCAGGGTAGTTAAACTTAGTTTTACCAGGGATAAGATCTGGCCAATGTTATCGTGTATTTCCTGAGATATATTTTGCAAGGTCTGTTCTTTGATTTCAAGCTGTGCTTTCAGAAGTTCCTGTTCATATGTATTTTTCATTTCTTCTTTTTCTCTCACATAGTTATGGTACTGACGCTGGTATAAAAACATAAAAGCGATCACAAAGCTGCTGATCAACAGCAACAGAAGAGTAATCGCTATAACAAATTGTATTTCTGAGGCGATGGCTTGCATAGAAACCCAATCAGAAAAAAGATGCACATAAGTAAAAACACCACATTATGTATCATCCACAGCAAGCCGAGATTGGATACATTCTCCTGAGTGAGTTTCCGGTAGCTAACAAAGATAAAAAAACAGCTGGTAAAGTAAACTAGCAAGCCTGTTACATAATAGAAATCCCTGCTTTCAAAAATACTCATCGTAGCCGGATTAGTGAGTTTCTGATAGTAATAGAGAAGACAATAGGCAATGATAAAAAAGCTGGCCACACTATACGAATTGCTATTAAAAGTATCAAGTCCTTCCCAGAGAAGTATGTTAACAAAGGCAAATACGAGAAATAAGCCAATCATCGCCAGCAGAAGAGGTTTTGCATAGGAATAGGTAAGCAGTCCCATAAAATAGCCGGACAATAGAAGAAAGGATACTATGCAATTGGTATGATATAGGTATAAATTATTCAGATCATAAAAATGCTGTAATATATTTGATGCCGTATTTAAAAGGACTTGCAAGAGCAGAAACTGAACGATAAAATCCCTCCTCCAGGCTACTCTACCACTTGCAAGCGCATAGAGTATCAGAACAAAAGGAGGGATACTATCTAAAAATTTAACAAATACATTCAGCATCGCTCATCTGATAAGATAGATTTAATCACATCCCGGAGGATTAGGGCATCCTCTTACCGTTGCGCCCGTTGTGCCTACAGAGGTTGCCACAACAATTGCCTTAAACTCCTTGGCGGGTGGGTCTAACTTCTCATAAATAATTTTGATTGAAATGGTCGCTCCCTGTTCCTGCATCAGAACCTGGAGATCTTGCTTGTTGAAAATAAATTCCTGCATGAAAGTAGTGAGTTAAGAGTTGAGAATCAGCATCTACATGCTTGCAGGTGAAGGTAAGATAAATATTAAAATCCATAATTCCTTGTGAAAGGTGGCAAATCCTACGCCTAATACACAAACTACTGTATGTCAGAAAATTACAAATTACATATACTCAGATTTCGGTATTTTTAGGCCAAAAAACGGGAAAAACACCCTTTCCGACAGGGTGAAAATAGCCTGAAACTCAATGTATTTATACCCTTGAAAGGAGCGGCTAGAAAAGGCATTTTTACAAGCACTTTTTAGATCTTTTAACCAACCTATGCACTCCTTTCATTCCTCATCAAAAGTTGCCATGATGCACCCTCATCCTATGCCAGTAGGAAAAGGGTGGCTGGAAACATTTAGCGGCTATCAACACCAAAAGCATAATATTATTCTAAACAATTTATTCTTTGATAAGAAACAGGCAAGTGGTTTACAGATCAGGGAGCAACTACAGAATAATCCAATGGTAGATGCTTTTTTAAGCATGTTCTCCTCTGTGGCGTTTCTATTAGACATAAGCAGCAATACATATGTCTATTTAAGCTCCAACATAGAAACTATGGTAGGCTATACTTCAACAGAGTTACAGCAGATTGAATTAACCTCTAACGCTGCTCTAACCCATGAAGAAGATTCACCCTATATGCTCTCTTTAACCACTCAGTTATTTAAGCACCTCAAAAAATTACCGCTTCAAAAACTGGGCGATTATACCTTAAACAGAGAATTCCGGCTCATCCGAAAGGATGGCAGCAGCATTGGAATGCTTGAGCAAAGCAAAGTAATAGAAACAGGTAAAAAGGGAGAAGTATTGTCCATATTCGGGCAACTCACCGACGTTTCTAATCTTAGAAAAAAACAAGGTCCGGCTGCATACATAAGCTCCACATTCAATGAAGAAATTATTGATTTTTCCCTAAAGAAGTCTCATTCTATTTTCAGTAACCGGGAATTACAGGTGATGGAATTGCTTTCGAAAGGCTTAAGCAGTAAGCAGATTGCCGGTATGCTCTGTATTAGTCCCTATACGGTAGGTAAACACCGCCAGAAAATGCTGGCTAAAACTCAAAGTAAAAACTCCAGTGAACTTATTCATTTTGCAGAACATCATCAACTGGTGTAAAACAGAGGAGGGACAACTAAAGCGATCCTCCTCTGTCTTCTCTGTTGCTATAACTATTCACCTTTACTAACAACTAAAAACGAACAACCAGCAACGATATAGTATTAGCGTTTGTAATATTTGAAAGACGAATTATCCGGATTGGTAATTTTTAATTCCCAATAGCCTTCGCCAGTTAATGTATTGTACA from Rhodocytophaga rosea carries:
- a CDS encoding LuxR C-terminal-related transcriptional regulator: MHSFHSSSKVAMMHPHPMPVGKGWLETFSGYQHQKHNIILNNLFFDKKQASGLQIREQLQNNPMVDAFLSMFSSVAFLLDISSNTYVYLSSNIETMVGYTSTELQQIELTSNAALTHEEDSPYMLSLTTQLFKHLKKLPLQKLGDYTLNREFRLIRKDGSSIGMLEQSKVIETGKKGEVLSIFGQLTDVSNLRKKQGPAAYISSTFNEEIIDFSLKKSHSIFSNRELQVMELLSKGLSSKQIAGMLCISPYTVGKHRQKMLAKTQSKNSSELIHFAEHHQLV
- a CDS encoding sensor histidine kinase; the encoded protein is MQAIASEIQFVIAITLLLLLISSFVIAFMFLYQRQYHNYVREKEEMKNTYEQELLKAQLEIKEQTLQNISQEIHDNIGQILSLVKLSLTTLVIEDKGTSEKVSVAKDLVGKVIQDLRNLSRSLNTGHIHELKLSEALQFELDLIEKTGLYKTQLTVSGQEVMIDEQKRLIVFRIAQEVLQNIIKHAQASQICVSLEFTPAMLLLSVQDNGKGFDPVVTQAVPASDKGTGITNMHHRAKLIGAQFNIGSEPHKGSKANLSLPLSVNN
- a CDS encoding response regulator transcription factor; translated protein: MTLLPPIKVALVDDHKLFRKGMVELINGFTGYKVIWEANHGKELIEKISSEEVPEIVLLDITMPQMDGYETAQWLKVHFPQIKILALSMYDQEDSIIRMFKNGATGYILKDADLAELKAALQEMASKGFFFSPLVSNAFLNSMYKEPQENKPVPEAVLSDREREFLKLACSELTYKEIADKMCLASRTIDGYREALFEKLGVKNRVGLVLYAIKHGIVKV